From the Helianthus annuus cultivar XRQ/B chromosome 17, HanXRQr2.0-SUNRISE, whole genome shotgun sequence genome, the window TCTATGGTCGAGACCCAAATTGGGGACGAATTGCTTGTGCTGCAGGGTATGCAGGAAGTCCTTTCGACTCAAGATATGGAAAGGGTGAAGGTGATGGGGTGGTGATGGCGGCAgatctggtggtggtggtggtggcagatcTGGTGGTGATGGTTAGGTCACAGGTCAAGAGATGGAGGGGGTGAAGGTGATAGGTCACAGATCTGAGAAGTTAggtgtttattatttttttttatatttttatagtAAAAAGGTGAAAGGACTAATTTGCCCTCATGTGCGATTCATGTGACTTCATTTAACTACAAAAATTAACTTGGTTAGGGTCAAAGGACTTAGGTTGTAatgggttttacaaataaaggactgtaactgtaattattgaagttaaaggctatccattgcaatctgatacaaacataaaagaccaaaattgtaatttacccTATTTTATAATTGTGCTAGTTATGTAGTTGGAATATGCTAGTATGAAGAATGTATTCTGTTGATTTTAAATCTATACGTATCTTCTTATTTTGTTGTGTAATTTTTATGAGGATCAATACCAAAACAACTCACCCACATTAATCCCTTTTGTACGATAAAGTTCAATTCCATATAAAATCCCATTGTGCGATCAGCCTCAAACGAACAACAAATTGAATACGAACAAGTTGAACAACCTGTTGTTCGTTCAGCCTCAAAGCAAACATCCAACGATAATCAACAATCAGCATCATCACTACATATTTGGTACGTAAAATCTTCTATAAAGCGTTTTTGTATGGGTGTATAATGTTTGAGGGTTTTTGTGCTGGGTCGGATTCTTAATTACCATAGAGTTTTGTATTGTTTGATATACTGGGAATTTCGGTGGTCTGTAAGGTGTTTTCTGATGGGTTTAATGTTGGTTTTGTGTTGTTAAAGTGTTAATTACCATAGATGCGGTATAGATGAGTTGGTTGTTCATGTGCTGTGCTGACATAATACACAGGTCTGTGTTGATAATgtgttaattataataaaatacaaacaaacaccaaaagtagatataataaGTGATGTGCTGATAAAGGAGAATGATTgatgatgttgtgctaatgtcatttatgttgataatggagaacgattaaggatgatgtgctgataatggagaacgattgaggatGTTAAGTTAATTATATAGTGTAatgttgattattattattattaatattattattattattattattattattattattattattattattattattattattattattattattattttgcgGTGGTTCCTATAGGTTTGTTCGATCATGGAGAGTTACCATATCATGGATTTAGggatattttaataattattttagtTAGTTATAAAGAAATAGGGTCAAAAGAACTAAATTACCCATAAACTATTTTTTTATTGAGAGACACTTTTCAATTATGTGTTGGTTCTTACCATTCCTACAAACATAAGTATTTATATTTGATGTTATTCCAATAAATCAAATTATGTTTATCTTAAAGCCATTTGAATTATCTTTAACCTATTTAAGATAATTCTTCAAATCAGAACTATTCATTCATAaactttatatataataataactaggttagaaccccgtgtattacacgggttgaatgaatgtAATTTTATGTACTAAATAGTAAAACAACATATCTTAAAAATCTTGTTTATCACGCGGGTTGAAAAAATaaaatttcatatattaaataaaaaaaattatatttatctCAATTGTTTATCACCTCAGTAGCATACAAATTAGTATGCATACGAAAATATATATTGAGTTAATTTTAATTAGATACTAAAAAGAAGATAATATAAAGATTTGAAGTTGGAGATTGATGATACCAAAAGGTATATTTAAGTTTTGAGTTAATGTTTATCCGCCTAGTTTAATTGTTCTCTTATAGGCTATGGATTTGTCCATTagtatacataaaaatatacgTTTAGGGTGATTATATTTACTAAGTTGTATTTATCGATTAAATTGTATTTGATTAATATATTGTGCATACTAATACTAATTGTAATTATGATAAAAAGTTACAAATATTTGATATGAACTTTGATTTGAAAATTTGGTATTGTTTAACGATATTCAAATTCCTATACGATTAAgctatataaatatataagatAAGATGTCTAATAGTAATTACTATAGTTAGTTATGACTTAGGTATAAACAAATATCTTTTCTTTTAGAATTCTAATGCAATATATATAACAAAATTTAAATGGAAACGTAGCGCGTTGCTACGGCGTTGAGATGCAAAGTACCTCGAATTTATATCGTTTAACGAagatgtattatatttgacccgaaaAAAAATACATCAAAAGATATACCAACTGAAAACGAATATAAAAATAATGCTAACGTCAAAGCGTAAATCAATCTGAATTTATATTgatacgtacataaaaataaacacgtaaaaCCTAATTATAAAATCTTTAAAAAGTTAAGTGGTTGTAAGCGTTATTAGGGGGTAaaaatattcaaaattcaaaaacaccaaaaaaaaaagtcaaaagaaGTGCTTGTATACAATTTCAAGATCACATTCGTCATATTTATCAACTTCCTCTGCATATATAATTATTAGCTAATTAGTATGGGAATTAACTATGTAACTTTTCAGTTTTTGAAATTATTTTATTGATACGTAACtaattgaaaatttgaaaaattgttactaatatgtaaattaaatattttaaGATTTTAGGATTAACTTTTTTAAAGATAGATTTTAGGATTATCTATAAAATCAAAAGAATTTACCGAAAAATAGAAGTATATATGGCCTCAATGATTGACATGTGTTCCTTatttagtttcttttattatatgtatagatttaaTACTTACAATTTCAAATTTTCCTCTCAGTCTGcttttttcaaatttcaaactaATCCTCGATCTCAAAACTGTATAAATACAACTAATGAAAAGAAAAAACATAAAAGTTTAAATCTAGCTAATTCCCACCTAAAATGACACGTCAaccgaaagaaaaaaaaaaaaaaaactgttagTTTTGGATCAGGGTTCATCTCTTTTTGACCCGATTCACGAGCTTGTGTTAAATACTCCTCAGAACTTGGAAATTTCCGGAGAAAAAGCAAAATGAGCAGAGAAGTTTCATGCGATTTAGTGGGAGGTAGTAATCATTCAGGTGTTTTGGATACTTTGAAATCAAGATACCCTTGCGCTCATGAGCCTCTGCCTGCTGCTGCAACTGCAACACCGGATGACCGAAGATATTTGACATCTCTTTGGGTTTTCGAGGATCGAGAAGTGGATGAACCAGAATCCCCTCTACCCCCTAGTAAGTCTTTTCTATGATTTTGCTCATATAAGTTACTTAATTGATCGTTTTTGTGTCACTGTGTGTTTATGCATAATTATCCTCTCTGTTCTGATAACTTCTGGTTTGGGGAAGTCAACTCCCTGCTTATCTTCAACTTAGTGGCAGATTTGGTATATGACTTACTCTTGCACAaagggcaaaactgtaaattaaaattttaaaaactgATTTAGTAGGGGAGGGGTACGTTCGGTAAAAAGAATATGGGGATGGGTACGATTAGCACAACCGTTGGATGATAATATGATTAAGTTTACCTTTTGGTAGTTGTTTCTATACATATATTCACAAATCCGTTGTCTTGAAGCAGCTTATTGTTCAGCTAAATAGTTTTAACTAATTATCAAGCTTAATTACTACTGCAAAACTAATTATAACGACTTAAGTCATACATCCAGTTTGGCAGCACATCTGGTCAGCATTGTAGCTTCTAAACTGGTATAACCCAGTCTCATGTAGTCATGCCTCTATTTTACTTTTTCTTCATAGCTATAATATTAGTTTTTGCAATTTAAACTGGATTAGTTGCATACTGTTGCGACCACTCTTTTTTCTTATTATCAATCATAGTAACCTTCTTATAATCTGTAGGCTTCTCTAATCTGATGGTCGATCAAAGTATCATCGACCCGCACATGATTAAGGAAAAAATCACATCTGTTCTCAAGGTCTTAAAATTTCGTGAGCAGCACGTGCTAGTTCAGTTTTGGTCACCTGTTACTGTCCAGAAGCGGTGGTTGCTAACGACTTGGGACCAACCTTTTGGTCTTGGTTGGGCTGATGAAGAGCTGTACTCATATAGAAAAAAGTCTGAGCGGTTTGCAGTTGTCGCAGACGAGGAACACACAGAAAAATTAGGTTCACCAGGTCGTGTTTATAGCCATAAGTTGCCAGAGTGGAGTTTGGATGTACAAGGTCAAGATACAAGCAACAATGTCCATGGATATATTAATTTACCTGTATTTGAATCTAGCAGTGATAGCTGTGTAGGCGTTCTTGAGATCATAACATCATCGAGTTATGTTGATTTTGCGTTTGAGGTTCAAGAAGTCTCAAGAGCACTAAAGGTTGCTGCAATATTCTTACTACCATATTCTTGTGTTATTTgtttcatacatacatacgtacatacaaaTGCACTTTTTTATTGTTCTTCATACTATGAATTTGTTCACTTGTTAATCTTCATTTTTTAACTTGGCAGAACCAGAATCTGAAGTCTCCAAACGTGTTTGAGGATCCAAGCTTAAGTGTGAGTGGTGTTCCAAGTAACctgaactttctctctctatgtATTACAGGCGGCAATTTCAATTCATCTACTTATGAAGCGCTATTTTGGGTTGTTTTTTGGATCTTAAACGTATCGGATAAAAAGGATTAGCTGAAAGGGAATAGATAAAACGGGTTTAAAGTCACTCAAATTCTATAGTTTTAGAGCATACGACATCCTAAATCATTTTTATCAAAAGATTCAGATTATTCACTAAAATGGTATTGTTTTATTAATCATACTTAACTCATATATTAAATATAACtgatttcttgtttttgaaaaaaaaataaaatggaCAAAAAAGTGTTTCAACCCAAACCCACTAAAGATAACCTGTCTATGTAAGTATGTAAATGTATATGTGTGGGTCGGTGTATATACGTCCATGAGTCTAtcattaatatttaataattagGACAGATTGCAGATGAAAGAAGGCGACGTGAACTGGATGAAATATTCAAAGTTTTAAAGACGGTTTGTGACATTCATAATTTACCtttagctcagacatgggctcctTGTGGATATAGTAGTTATGTGGCTAATTCAGAAAATCTAGAGCAGAGTTGTAGTAGTTTCAACAGAAACTGTATAGGGAAAGTCTGCATATCAACAGTCGATTTACCATTCTACGTTCGAGACTTGAACTTGTGGGAATTCCGTGAAGTCTGCAGAGAGAGACACCTGGACAAATCTCAAGGAGTTGTTGGGAGATCATTGTCATCCTGTGGTGCATGGTTCTGTGAAGACGTAACAAAACTTGACGAAGACGATTACCCTTTGGTTCACATTGCCCACTCGAGTGGGTTAAATAGCTGTTTAGCTATCTATCTCAAGAGTCCTGAATCAGATGCTGAACATGTCATAGAGTTCTTTTTACCAGCACATAGCGCAAACGAAACAGGCTTACGAAGGTTGATGGAAACATTTAAGCAGCAGATTAAGAACTCTTCTTGGATGCAGTTAGATATAGTATCGCCTCCCCAAGTTCTTGGAGGAGTTCCGTTTAATTGGGACTTTGAGTCTCCACCTTCTCCGTTGAACTTATTGACTGAAAAAGGAGAGGCACCGCCACCTGAATCAGAAAATATGGAAAATGAACCATCTAACTCTGCCGCAGGAGGAACAAGCCAGAACAAGATTGAAGATTTCGATATTGATTCAGGAAAGATAAGTAGAAAAAGGaagagatcggatagaatgattAGTTATGAGGAAATAAAGAAACTTTTTGGAAAGACAATGGATGAAGCCGCAGCTATCCTTAATGGTGAGTTCATAGCTTGCAAATAATGTCAATATTTGTGTGCTTAGTTTCCTTTTAATATTCTCATTTTCACTTTGTGCCTACATTGTATTTATGTAGTTAGCAGATCTACGTTGAAGCGTATTTGCAGGAATCATGGTATACCAAGGTGGCCATACAAGACCGGTCCTTATAAGAGTGATGCCGATACCTTTATGAAGTCAGATCAAACAGATGTAGCTGTCTTTACATCTGAAGGAACACATACCCCACCTCCAGTTTTTGGGGGCGGGTCCAATGAACCGTTTGGTGGTACAACATATATAACTCAAGACCCTGCTGTTCTTACCGAAAATGCTAAGCATAGTTCCACACATGTACCCCACCAGAAGGAACTAGCAAATGTGACGTTTAAGGCAACATATAGAGACGATACTATTAAGTTTACATATCGCCTTTTAGATGGATTGGTAAAGCTGGAGGAGGAGGTTGCAACGCGGTTTCATCTCACAATTGGAAGCTTTAGACTAAGATATAAGGATGAAGATGGCGATATGATAACGATTGCTTGTGACAATGACTTGAAGGCATTGGGCGCTTTTATGCAACTAACTTCTACTAACATGATTAAACTATCTGTACAAATGGTTGCCGTTCATAGCTCTAGtgcttagttttttttttcaacgaTTATGTATCAAACCCCTTCTGTTATTTTTTTAACTGGAATTCTGTTATCATGTTCTACAACTTTCCTAGTTAATCCTGCGCTTTAACCCTGCCAAAAAAAGACCATACGTAAATAAGACATAAGAAAATATAGAAATACCCAAACCGTATAGAAATTGTGTTGTCGAATACCCCCTACCCCCGGCAATCTAAGTTCAGAAAACAACAAACAACTTCAATTACGTAAAAGCAAATATGTTGTAATGGCATAATGAAGACTTTTAGCAAAGATATCAACAACTTGGTCGTGCGGCTCAATTTTAACCGTTTTGTTCATAACATTCATTTTAGCAAGATTTAAGCCAGATATAACACGTGATTATTTTATGACATTATTATATAGATATAACATGTTCAAGAAAATAACTACTTTCGTAATGTTATTGTTAATATCACCCGATGAGATTAGCATTACATTCCCTAATCCCTAGTCTCTTTGTCATGTGTATTAACGCCACTATATCCCTTTTTTCGAGCTTTGGCTTTTGTTTACCTTATCTGTTTTacttattgatgaaaagaaaaACCAGTAGCAAAAGAACTTGGTGAAGAAAGGGTCATGAATCTGATCGATTGTCTGAACCTGAACCGGTCCACTATCATTCTTTAATATCAATCATTGACTTGACTTAATGGGATTGGTTGTTATAGTCAACTTTCTATagtatttctttttcttttttattgGGGCCAACGATGTTGACAGGTAGGTTAATTTAGTACTAAAACCTTGTTGGCAGTATTTAATTTATATAGTTTTATAAATTATATGGTACACGATGATTGATGTAACGTGCCCCGGGTTATCCGTTTTTGCCCCCGTGCCTACTATAGTACTATTCCAAGTCAATATATTACAAAAAGCCTGCCATTTATCATTTATCTATGGACGATATTTACATCCAAGTTGGCGCTATGATTAAGTCATATTGAATCACATGTGTTCTGGCTTCAACAGAGATGTGATATAAAGATTtatttttatgtgtttatttataaacatcaaaaataatatataacaacaCAAAAGGTAAAAGTTACGCATGCATAAATTTTTGAATTAATTACACTAATGTTTGGTTTTGGATTCAAGTTTTTAGAAATTACAGTGCATTGTGCATTCAGACATAACACGTTTAGTCCTTAAGACTAACATACATTAATTTCTTTTGCTAAACGTTAATAAAATGATCAATATACCAACActttataaaaaatgaaaaaacctTTTCTCCTCCTCGCCCTCACCCCCGGCCGATGCCACCCTTCTGTTTTTTCTTCTTTGTTGGAACCTTCCCGTCCCATCTTCAATGGTTCCATAAATTAATGGCCGTGCACATGAAGATAAGACCGTGAAAATAAATTGTTATATGGGTTGGATTCGAAACAAACAGACAAATCTACCCAGTATAATTCCATTTATAGCAAAATGTTATTGGTAGGATACGAGGAGTGTGTGATGATGGCAAAACTTACCTCTATCCCATATGTTGAGACCCTTGGCTCCATATTAAAAAAAGTTATAAGAATTATCATAAGCAACCATAcaaaaatattaatattaataatgatAGCTGTCAACAACCATTAGCCTACAATAAGAAGTAAAGTATAGTAGctaccatggttgtaaaacaaggtttacAAGGCCGAATACtctccgagtagtcgctacaaggtaggctgccgaggtgattttcttcgactccgcctaattactcggagtcggtcaaacgcggtcaacctcggttagaattggatctagtaggtcaactcgggcctagtttgacttaaataataataaaacataatttctaagcctatcatattaaagaatgaatatcattttcatgtattttgttataaatattagtaaatttatgttattaatttgacatatatttaatctccaaaaagtaTTTTCTTTGTAATTTTACATGtccgagtacttcccgagtactctccgcctataccgagtactctcaactccccagtctaccgactagggagcgcctagcgacttttgcaaccatggtagCTACATGTAAACAAAGCAAATAAATAGGAAAAACAAGCTCTAACCCTACGCAAATACCTATATACTCTCTAAAACAACATTACATCCAAACAACACTAAGTAAAGGTTAAGGCTAAGGCCACAAGACAAAACTAAAACATGTATACAGTCCCCTAGAAGTCTGTAACCCCAATATAGCTTTTCTAAGAACTCATATCCCTAATTATGTCTTCTGTGACATACAAATCTAGCAAATCTTACCTAATCCACTCATCTTATGTCAATTTGGGTCTGTCTTTACTTGTTTTCCTTACACGGTAGGTTGGATTTAAAACAAATGTAAGAAATTATTAGATGGTGAAATCATAGACTTTGAATTCAGTCAATTTCCACTTCAAATCCACTTGCAGTCactgccccccccccccaaacgaCTCGCATCATGACCAAGTCCAAAATGTGAATTTTTCTTGATGAAATCGAAACTCCAAAAGTGTTGTGATTATTGTTGTCAGTTGGTTTGAAGATCAACTAGTTATAGTACAAGAGTTGAAAGGGTTCTTAATATCTATTGATTTTAAAATAAACTTACACACAAACATACACACGGTTAGAAGTTGGCTACAAAGTCAAAAATTCCTAAAAAGTGTGAGAAACCATAGAAGTGTGACATGTGACAATTTTATAAAAAGTTATTTACGTTTAAAAAGATGGGGGATATTGCATATGACTTGCATGTGGGTTACTGAATTAAGACACGTTATACCCTTAATCAAAGAAATCGAACAATTTAATTAAACACATATTACAATTTTGACACTCCTTTAATCTCTTCCATCAAATACCCTACTTTAatctcttatggataattattattttagtttaatctcttctaattaattataaataactctcctactaaatattatttagttaatatcttatggataattattatttactttaatctcttctaattaattatagataactctcctactaaatatcTTTTTTTAATCTCTTCTCCTTAactgtagataattattatttagtttaaatttaatgtatacttctaatttataatattatttatttgattttctatATCATATGATAGACACCTACTAGACATAAAATCGAAAAATATTTTGGATGGCATCAATAACTTAAGACATAATATAATTactagtgggaatgcccgcgCATTGCGGCGGGTGTCCCGACTGATATCAATTTCAATTATGATGTCTATTACGAACCACAATCCATTCCGGGTTTCTAACATTTACTTCCATTCAACAATAGCCGCATAATACTTTTCAATATAACTTAAAACATTGAAATGATGTTGCCATGGAAAATCAACCATTTAAAACATTGAATTCCAAACCTGCCCTAACTATAACTTGGTACAACAAAATGAAAATTAAGCAGATTCAATATCAAGTTTAGCTTAAAAGTAGCCATCTTCAAGTTCATTAACCGCTGCATTTATAAATAACTAACATGTGAAATATAATTACACAAAATAATTTTTAATAAGGAAATTGTTATTTTAAATGGCTTGAGTTATTAATGTGGGATGATGAAATTAACATTTCTTGCTAGCATAGAGAATTAGCAGGTTAAACAAAGAGCTATTAAACAATCAAGAGGTTTGGGAGCAATTATTAAGAGAAAATATGTAAAATCAATAGATTATGTAGGAAATTGCCTAAACCAATACAACTCGGGTCATGGGTTAGTTGGATAACAATTGTTCTCGACTCTATTGTAGCTTTTCTACCAAAACCAAAAAAGTTAAGTGAAGATATGCAACATTCTCCATGTGGATGATGTTACGGTCACCCAAAGTTTATTCAAATGTTCCCCAACCTCACAGTTGTAAAATAGAAATGGGCAAAAAAACCAACCAACTAATTTTGAGAATCAGCCTGAGCGTGTTTGACAACATCTACAGAATCAATGGAGTTGCCATACAATTTGAAGAGTCGTTCAGGAAACCGGATCTTTTTCTTCCACCTTCTTGATCAATGTGACAATGTGGGCTAATATAGGCAATATCTACCAGAAACAAGTCATCATGTCTTGTTAGTGTCTTCTGGAGCTGAGCATTTCACTGGATTGCTGGATATATCATTTTCTCATCCTTGAAACAAGCATACACGTCAGCTGAGAGGTATGGCtatgaattttttattttttaaaacatcaATCTAATATTTCAAAATTCTTACCGGTATATCCACATAAAAAAGGACTTACCAAGATATAACTCCAACATGCAGTACTCATTTATGAAATTTCATAAACACTACTCAACAAGATCAAAGGTGAATTCGTCATCCGCTCTTTACGAATAATATGAAGGAAATTAACATTAGCATCAATATTAATATAATCAATTATGAACGATGTTTAAAAAGATCATATTGCACTATTATCTTTTAAACAAGGCATTAAAATGTGAAAGCATAAAACTTTATTAGATCTAACCTTGGTGTTAAAAAGGGAGAGGTGCACAAAAACGATGAGGTCTAATACCAAGGCGCAAAACCGGCgggcttttcgtacccgaggcgcaaagtgattatataatttttatatacaTCCTATAGGTGTTTAGCATCCCTTATACAAAATATAGCTAAAAATTAGTTTTATATATGATTTATCCATAAGTACAAGCCAAAAAACCTATTGTACAATAGTTGGATGCATAAAACAGCATAAAAACACCCCATGTACAGGAGGCACGTGCCTCATAAAAACCTCAAAAAAATGTGCTTTTTTGggtcttttaatttaatttagCATATACCCCAAATTAACCCGCTGATAAGTACACGGGTCAACTATTACCATAAACCTCAAATTAACCTTCCATTTAATTCATAAAACTCTTGACAAAAAACTTACCTATTAATCCTTTTAACATCCACTTTATTGTTACGCAGAACCTGGAATCTGATATTTCTTGGCAGGATAGCGTGGGATAGCCTGAAACAAATAACCGGCAAAAAAGATTAGGTCTAGTAAAGGCGGGGAAAGAAAAGAAAGCCCGCAGGTGTCCATCGTAATGCATACACACAAATgaccaagatcatcacacaataTGTGCAACAAGAGCCCATTTCGAAAACTATTACCTTTGTTTGATTGCGGATGGAAGTCATCAGCATCAACAAAGCTACAATTTAGAGCTTTTGCAAGCAGTTCGCCTAGTTCTACATAACCCATGAAACTTAAGAGTTTTTATAAAGAATTTCAAATAAATTACACCAAAATCATGATGAAACTCACGATTTTCCGGCGCCACCAACTCCCATTAACACAACAACAATTCCTGCAAATTTAAAAGATGAATTGAAAGCAACAATAATTGAAGATACAGTTGACAGATTATTAAAGAGAAGACAAGATTAGGGACCTGTGTGATCTGAATCCATGACTCCAAGCTCAATAAAGGTCCACGTTGTTGCCATAATCACAAACATTCAAACAAACAGTTGGTGGGCATCAGAAAGATTATCAGATTGCAATAATATACAAGCAAATTAAACTATAGGGGTGCATCAATTTGCAATGAAACAGATCAGATGGAGAAAGAAGatgaaataaattaaattatTAAACAACTAATTAGGGCTGGTGCATGAATTAATCTGAAAGGGGTTCAGTGATGACGAAAACCTAAAAATCAACGGATATCAAAATAAGTAGAACCTGTAACAGGTGTTCATCAAACCATCATCGCCGCCGCCTGAAGACGGAAGTTTCACGGTCGTCTCCATCACCGATAGGCCCCCTCTCTTAATTCCTGATCTTCATCCTCCTCCCTCTTTCGATTTCTCCTTATGTCTCTCTGTCTCTTCACTTTCCTGGTCACGGAATCGCCACCACTTGCTTGAAGGGACGTCGCTTCATCCAGATCCATTGTAACCACCACCGTCGCCATGAAGAAAGAAATGAAGAGGCAGCATTTAATCCCACTACAAAATCCCAATTTTAACCCTACGACGTCTTAAAAATAAAGCCAATTCCCTATCATATTGGCTTGCACTCCCTTGTAAATGTTGCTTAATAACTTGTACTTGTAGTAAAATTACAATTTggtacatcacttctcctttttataataGTATAGATATGTATAATATGcactttttaataaaataataccaAACAAAATTACAAATACAAAATCATTGATTTTACTAATAATAACAAAGTCTTAATTTCTTTTAAATAATTCAAAAATATATAACTAATACATATGACATTATAATACAGTTAACCCgtttatcatcatacaacctcccaactattcaatcatattttttttctaTCTTATATTactaaatacataaatattaatactaaattttatcctactttaaatgtCAAATAAAAcacttatatttttctaataaaatagtATCCTTAAATTAAATTGTTcatttaagatatttttaaataaccaaattatttatcaccaaaacattctattaatatattatttatttttatttacattaTTAAAAAGTTAgtatatcaattttattacataatttttaaacaaatagtatataactttcaatattacttaatatataaaattagatttattacgggtttttttatatataatttatattttatcactcaaatagctgcttatttgcttcttgaataacatgtttgaccacTGTATCTTTTTTTAATAATCATCTCCGCAATCACCGTATTTATCGCGTACCGAGTATAtccattatttttttaaatataattttcttattatttggtatataaaatcatatttattcaagtcgTGTAAAAACgagagtttttaaagatataattttttattatttggtaaacaatattacatttattcaacccgtttaatacacgtggttttaaagatataactttttttttattatttggcatataaaattacatttattcaacccgtacaatatgattcttacaaatataactttttattatttaatatatagaattacatttattcaacacatGCAATAAagga encodes:
- the LOC110872070 gene encoding protein NLP7, with amino-acid sequence MSREVSCDLVGGSNHSGVLDTLKSRYPCAHEPLPAAATATPDDRRYLTSLWVFEDREVDEPESPLPPSFSNLMVDQSIIDPHMIKEKITSVLKVLKFREQHVLVQFWSPVTVQKRWLLTTWDQPFGLGWADEELYSYRKKSERFAVVADEEHTEKLGSPGRVYSHKLPEWSLDVQGQDTSNNVHGYINLPVFESSSDSCVGVLEIITSSSYVDFAFEVQEVSRALKNQNLKSPNVFEDPSLSIADERRRRELDEIFKVLKTVCDIHNLPLAQTWAPCGYSSYVANSENLEQSCSSFNRNCIGKVCISTVDLPFYVRDLNLWEFREVCRERHLDKSQGVVGRSLSSCGAWFCEDVTKLDEDDYPLVHIAHSSGLNSCLAIYLKSPESDAEHVIEFFLPAHSANETGLRRLMETFKQQIKNSSWMQLDIVSPPQVLGGVPFNWDFESPPSPLNLLTEKGEAPPPESENMENEPSNSAAGGTSQNKIEDFDIDSGKISRKRKRSDRMISYEEIKKLFGKTMDEAAAILNVSRSTLKRICRNHGIPRWPYKTGPYKSDADTFMKSDQTDVAVFTSEGTHTPPPVFGGGSNEPFGGTTYITQDPAVLTENAKHSSTHVPHQKELANVTFKATYRDDTIKFTYRLLDGLVKLEEEVATRFHLTIGSFRLRYKDEDGDMITIACDNDLKALGAFMQLTSTNMIKLSVQMVAVHSSSA